From Dermacentor albipictus isolate Rhodes 1998 colony chromosome 8, USDA_Dalb.pri_finalv2, whole genome shotgun sequence:
CAAACAGTATAGGTATGAcgttctcggcatggactttgtgaatcaacacggcgcaatcatcaacttGAAGTTGAAGTCGATTACACTTTCGGAAGATCAATCGATACTGCCGGAGAGCTCTCATAGTCACCACGcattgagtgtgctcgaagatcgaGTGAGCATCCAGCCTCACTCAAGCATTGGAATTtgcgtcggcaccaaaacacccacAAACGTAGAAGGCATAAACGAAATTGACCAACATGTACTGTTCGATAGTGAAaattgcatcgcaagagggaccGCTCGACTGAATAGAGGAGAAGTGAAAGCAATgctgaccaacttcagccaggagctGAAGCCCGTCAACCAGGGCACGACGATTGCATGAATCGAGGAAATTATAGGCACTATCAATGTGTTAGTCCTCTCAGATTCTCCCGGATCTATGCCGATCGCCATATATTACGAACAAGACGTCGAGATAAGGCCAAGCCTCGCCGTGAATGAGCAGAAACAGCACAGAAGCCTTCTCCGAGGATACAATGTGTACTTTTCgtcgtcatcgaggattcgaccaACACCAGTTGCAAACCATcgcaaaataacaaaataaagcGCTCGACCacaccgccagagcccttaccaagtttTGACGCGAGAACATGAAGCCTTACGGGATCAAGTCGAGGAAATGCGGCGCAACGTCAACATCCAGCTGTTCAAAATCCCGTGAGCATATCCTGTAGTCTCATTCGAGCAACAGGAGGGAagcctgcgtttctgcgtcgattatcgtcgaatGAACAAGATCATGAAGAAGGCGGTATACCCcgtaccacggatagacgacacattggatTGGCTCTGTAACGCTACATACTTCTCATCGATGCATTTCATGGCTGGCCATTGGAAAATAGAAGTCGACTAGACAGAAATAGAAAAGGCcactttcatcacgccagactgcctctatgagttcaagctCATGTCGCTTGGACTGAGCTCGCCATCTGAAACATTGcgattattatgattattatcatcattatcattattgcGATTTAATTGGAaaacctgtcttgtttacttagATGACGCTGTcgtcttcaccggaaatttcTACGATCACCTTCGGCAGCTTTCGGctgtactagaggccatcaagttatCAGGGCTCACTTTGAAGCCAGAAAAGTTTCGCTTCGCTCAAGATGAGCTTCTGGTTCTGGACCACGTCAGCAGAAAATCTGTGAGCCCCTACcggcagaagacagctgccatcgcaggCTTCACGCAGCCCATCGACGAGAAGGCAATGCGTAGATTCTATGGCATGTGTGCCTTCTGCAGGCGCTTTGGCAAggatttttcacgcatcgctgagttGCTGGCACACCTAACTATGATGTCGAGTTCAACTTGGAAGCGCCGCAGGTTGACGCATTTTAAGAACTCAAACGGCGCATGCAATCACGACCAGTTCTCGCGCACATCGTTGAGGGCGCCGATACAGAAATGCACACTTACGCCATTAGCCCAGGCCTCGGTACCGTCCTAATCCAGAGGAAAGAACGGctgatagcttatgctagccggtcactTTTGAAAGTGCAAGTAAATTATTCTACGACGGAAAAGGGAATGCCTCGCCATAATTTGGGCTATAACAAATTCCGCCCTTGCGCATATGGCAGGCCGTTTAAAGTCGTCAACGGCCATCATGCGTTGTCTTGGCTAGCGAATtaaaaggacccttcaggacgcctgGCGCGGTTGAGCCTCAGATTGTAAGAATATGAcctcactgtaatctacaagtccggacaaaAACTCTGATGACGACTGCCTATCTCGCGCGCCCATTGACCTACCGCCGCAAGACGAGGAGGAtaacgatgccttccttggaataataagcgcggaagacttcgccgaataGCAGTGAGCAGACCAAGAGCTAGAAAGCCTCGTAGAGTATTTAGAAGGGAATACCGACCTTGTTCCTTGGACATttcagcgaggattgtcttcgttttcGCTTCAAAAAGACCTACTCGAAAAGAAGAAGAACTCGCTAGTCAGACTACTTTCTTGTTGCTCCATCAGCAGTGCATTCAGAAGTACTGCGCGCCCTACATAACGATCCGACAGCTGGGCACCTCCGATTCTCcaggacgctatcgaggatacaggaaaccTATTATATCCCGCACCTAACCGCCGACGTCACCAGTTGTGTCAAAGCATGCCGGGACTGTGTGCGATGCAAGATACAGTCGACAAGGtgagcgggattactacagccgaaaGAGCCTCGTTGTGGACCATTTCAGCAGATGGCGATGAACTTGCTGCAACCTTTTCTTACGTCAACATcgggaaataagtggatcgtcatggcgatggactacctcacccgcttcactgaaacGAATGTTCTGCCGGAAAGTAGTGCTGCCGGAGTGAggaaattctttgtcgagaacatcctgctgcggcaTGGTGCCTCAGGAGTCCTCATCACGGacagaggaatggcctttacagcACAGCTCACCGGACCCATTCAGTCATACAGCGAGACAAGCCAAAGGAGGACAACTTCCTACCTCCCACAGACGAAGGGTCTTATGGAGCACCTGAACAAGACCTTCACCGCCATGTCATTAATGCCCGTCGTTGTCGAGTACAatacgtgggatgcggtcctgccataCTTAACCTTCACTTATAAGATGGCAGTGCGAAAGACAACGCAAATGACTCCGTTAAAGCTGGTTTACGGAACGAGCTCGACGACGACCGTCGACGCCAAGCTGCCCCACATCTCGAATgtagagaatcttgacgtcgccgcCTAAATTCAGCGCACCGAAGACCGACAGCTCACCCTCATGTGCATCAAGAACAAGCAAAGGACCGAGAGCCGGCCTTACAATCTTCGGCGACGCTACGTGGAATACGGGTCTGGCGACCGTATTTGGATTTCCAACCCAATACGCGGACGGGGATTTAGTGAGgagcttttacgccgctatttcagACTGTACAGCATCATTCGACGCATTCGCGCAATCGCATATGAGCTCGCGCCACACGGCAATTCGCTACGtggctcacgacctgaaatagtccatgttgtgcggcTTAAGCCGCTCTACCAGCGCTAACaaactttgggactttgcatagctgaacaGCGGACTTTCTTtgcgctttgtttctttttttgattcGTTACTTTTTCTTTATTAAGTGTACTTCTGTTTTGCCttgaaagctgtatatgactaaccttccctAATTTTTTCGGCGTCGTCAATATAAGAACTATTATCTAGACCGATCCTAGTGATAGTGCAGAAGGGTTCCAAGCTGAACGCGCATCCCTCTGTGGGCTCAGGAACCTGTAAGGCATCCTCGAACTATTCTTGCCAGACGTGGGAGCCAAAGAGGTTGTAGGTACACGGGTAAGAATCTGTACAAGTTCGTTCTCAAAATAATGGACTAGAATCCGGACATAGAATACAAGCAGATTCTAAAGGTCTGGGAAGCGAACATGCTCAAGACGATCGAGATGTCGGTGCAACAAGCAGCTTGGTTCCTCCTCAAGCAAGACTTGTCGGTGAAGAGCCGCGACGTATTGTATATTCCCACGTGTCTGCTCGAGACAGGATTCACGTGCGCAAGACCGAAAAAACAGATGGCTTCCGAGAGGCTCGGCAAAAATAGCACAGAGGTGTAGAAACTCAACGTCATACAGATGTACAAAGACTGCCCACTCGAGTTCGAAGCCGTATGCTTGGCCTAGTTCATTTACAAGTACAAAAAAAGTGAGCAAACGCTACGTGCCGAGGGTCAGACAGGTAGTGCTACGTTATCGGCACTACTCCGCCGAAAATGCTCTTCCCTACAAAAGAGGGCAGGTGCTGCTCTTCCATGCATTCAGGGGGGAAGTGGATCGGCTAGACCACAAGTTTGAAACCATCTGTGAAGAGAACCGAACCAGCGTTGTGGAAAAGCAGAAAGAGTACACATACGTCATGCACTACGAAAAGATCATGGAGCTATCGAGCGCCATTATATCAGAAGAGGAGGAGGCGACAACCAGCAGAAgtaaaatgacaaccattccacccTTGAAAAATGGTATGGCAGCGGAAGCATTTGGTTTTCAGTGGAGAGCTTTGACTGACGTCAGCTTTCACTGGTATTCTATCTTCACAGAGTAGCTTGGTTGTCATTTTCTTCGCTCTGCTTCTTTGTTTGTAACATAGGGACGGTGCTGTGTAAGATGAGGATATCGACACGTCTACTTGTCCATCTGGCGACCACGGTTCATCatgtaacaaatgttatcgctccaTGCAGGGCGCGTCTCCGCGTATCGGACAtctctggaatgttatcgatgcttcgaTTGCGCAgtgtgttgtcaccgaaccttgtgtaatctgtgCATGTATGCGGGACGTGAATGGCGTAGAACTCTCTGCaagacacgcaggcaccagcgattgctctttaaccttcgatgactgacgtataaaagccaacgcgcttggcCCGCTGATCAAACTTTTGACGATCACCTACTGTGTTCGCCCCTATTGCTGTGATTTGAATGTAAATTAGTTTTGCAAGCAGAAGTTGGCCCAATAAAAGCAAgatacactcaaagcacagcaatagcAGCGAACACGGCCGACGATCATTGACCTTGTTCGATGTTCTGTTGGATTTGTAGCGCAAAGCCTCGTTTCTATAATTTAAATTGAGAATAATATAGCTTGCCCACAACGCCGAAAGAGCGATTGAGTGCTAACAAACTTTCAAAATAGTGCCTGTCCTCTGCCGTACATAGAAGTGGTCGTACCACGCACTAGGAAGTCTGGCTGGAAAACAACGTTGATCTCCACTATTACCTCGGCTGCAAGAAGTCTGGACTGTAAACGAGAAGACACACGACAGTGCGCTATCTTGTTCTTGTGTGGCGCGGTCTTCTACTTCGTGTACAAGCTAGCTCATCGCCATACATTATGTAAATGCTCGGATTCGTAAACTAAATTTTAGTTAATTTAATATCATCACTTTCAAAGATAGCATAAGGGTGATGTCATAATTTGATTTGAAGTTGCTGCAAAATGGCAAAATGTGTAACTCCGTTGTTAAAGCATTGATTACGGGGAGCGTTAGGTGTTGGTCTCTGCATGGTGTACaacctccacacacacacacacacacgcacgtatatatatatatatatatatatatatatatatatatatatatatatatatatatatatatgtatatattaaaAAGAGAGTATGATGTCCGCTGGATTTCCACACCATATTTTACTGACGTGAGTAAAATATACTGTGCAAAAGCAATATACCTCGCCGTCTCTTTTTATTATTGTGCTACTGGGGCCAGCGTAATTTCcttagctatatatatatatatatatatatatatatttgtaaagGACAGAGACAACACGTCTTCACTGGCTTGCCAGTTCAATTCCCTCCCCGTCTTCTTCCTCTTTAGATTTATCGATGGACCCTCTTCTTCAGACGAGCCGCGTGGATGGCAATATCCTTCTGCCCTCTCCTGTCCAAGCTTCCTGGTTGATCCAGAGTGCGAACACGCCAACTGTTCCTCCCCAGACTTTCTATGATCGCAAAGGGACCCTCAAATTTTACGCATTGTTTCTTGCCCGGTGTGCATACTACCTTGTTGGACGCATACATCATCTCCTGTGTGGTACTGTGGCGTGGGACAATGACTGGTCGTAATGACGCTTTTGTACCTCTTGGGCTCTTCCGGCACTCTTGCGAGCTTTTTAATAATGCGGCATGATGTCTGTCCAGTGTCGGGGTGTCCAGATCTCATCGGGGTTTTCAAATCGAGCACGTGAAGCCGGAATACAGTGTTGTAGAACATCTCAATAACTTTGTCTAGGTTCCAAATATGCTCTTCTGTTGTGCCCACACCTAAGATATCGCCTAGGCCCACAACACAGCCGTAATCCTTTAGGGGGCCCAGCACTGTGTTGTGTTAAGATTAATCTCTGCAGCTGAGTCAATGTGAACCCATGTCTATAGAGGATACGCTATAATGTATCAGTGGTTGCCTTATCACTGTGGCGTACATGGCAATGAACAAGCGGACGCAGCTACCCGATCTGCCCATTAAGGCGTCAAGTACGTTGCCATTAATTCCTTTTCGAAAATCCGACGCAACGAAAAAGCTTCCCGACCGTACCCATGACCTAAAACTTGCTGAATGGAATTCATCAGATTTTACAAGTGCATGCCCTCATACCCTGCACCCTAATTTGCAGCTCCTATTGCACccaaccttccacgacgtgactgcaccgtTCCAGTCCCTCTGAGGCTTAGAGTAGCATGTTCAAATGCGTATTGACTACTTTTTGAAATGGCTAACAGCACCCTTTGTGAGTTTTGCGAGTGCAACAAAaaaatcgcgcaccttcttttttGAGTGTCATAATTTCAAACCGCACAGATCAGCGCTCCTCGCCAGCTTAGACGAACTGGAGAAGCTCCCAGTAACGGAAAGCAACATCATTGTAAACTGACCTACGTGATCATCAGGGCGAGCcactatgaaggcactgctgcgttaTTTAAAGAACGCGGGACTTTCTCACAAACTGTGACTGTACACTGAGTGACGTAGGATGGGACGTTGACATTttgtaacactaggaacgccttcgcagactggcTTGGAGAGCCCACAGAAACAGCTCTTCATTGTATGTTTGTATGTGGCTTTTCGTTTTTCTCTATATTTTCCTCTCTGTCTCCTACCATATCGATTTGCCTCTCTTTGGCTAGAAAGTAGCCAACGGGATATAATTTCTGGTTAACCTGCTGTCTTTCACAACCTCCCTTTGTATATCTTTTCCCGAGTTGCGTTATGAGCGAGAATAAAGACAGACGATGGGTATGGGCTGGTTACTATGCGGCCACCCCGGAAGAGATGCGTGCACCTGTGAACTCGGCCATGCCAGTGGTGTCTTCACACCTACATGTATTCCTGGTACGTGCACAGAAGAACCACCATTTCTGTTGAAGCTGCCACGTGGAGAGAGTAGGACCAGCTCACTACTATCACTCGTAAAGCAACCGTTCCAGGAAATGGGGAGACGAGGAAGACGAGGAAGACGAGGAGGCGTGCGGACATGGCTTGCGCGCGCTCCCAGGTTTGTCGATGTTCCTGGCGGATTTATGCTTGTGCTGAAGCCTACTTCGATTGGAATCATCAGCGGAAGCCACCAGGATCACCTGGATAACGAAATTGTGGCAAGTGGACCCAATTTTCGGCTATTTTTCGACTTTGACGCGTCGCCCCGGCGGCTGCCTTCGACCTAGCGTCGACTTCGACCACTGCCCGCCGGCCAAGCGTCGGTGCGCCTCGCTGCCGACCCCTGCGGCTTAGCGCTGCTGGATATTTTGGCGAAAATGGAGGTTGTTGTTCAAGGGGAAGATATTTCTCCTGAAGAATTTTCCGAAAAGGTCGGTTGGTTCACTTTCAACACAAACCAGCAACGCggcagccaagatggcggccgTGAAGGAGGAAGCCAAGGTGTCGGCTAGGATCGAGGAAGGagacaagatggcggccacgTGAGCACCAAATCAATCCAGATGGCGGGGAGGTAATTGGCGCTGCGCTCCGTGACGTCACAGCAACCACGCCTACCTATCGGCCTGCAAAAGGTGATAATCTGACCAAGCGGCGGATTGAAAGCTCTATCTTTGGGTGGAGACGTGAAGATATATGAGATTGTTCGAGCCGCTGCGGGCGTGAATTTGCAGGAGGCTAAGGAAGACATTATTCAACTTAACACCAAGTAAAACGCCATTTTGGTGGGCACCATGAGTGAAGAAAGAATGCATCGGTACCTGAAGATAAAAATTCTTCAGGTTGATCAGCCAAAATACGAAGTAAACGCCTACCTGCCAGCCCCCGAGGGTAGTGGCAAAGGAGATATTAATGGGATCCCGGTGGAACACACGGAAGCACGGATTCTGGACAACCTGGATTGTTCAAGGGACCCCAAAATCAGAGGGGTCAGAAGAATGGTGAAGACATCGACCTCAGTTCTGATACTCTTCTTCAATGAGAATGTGCCGTTTTGGATTTATTATGGAGGCGGGCTCCTCAAGTGCTTCCTCTACAAAAAGAAGTTTGAAGTGTGCAACGCATGCGGACATCTTGGACACCGCTCTGATGTGTATCCGGACCCGGACGACGTCAAGTGCCGCGGCTTCGGTACGGTGAAGCCACCGGACGAACACGTGTGCGATCCCAAATGTGCTCTTTGTGGAATGGGACATTAACTGGGAAACAAGAAGTGTCGCGAGATCTACCGAACTCCGTACACCGTCAGGAAACGCCAGTGGGAGCGCAAGCTCCAAGAAGAGGATGCGAAGAAAACACCCCCGTCTGGGCGGAAAAGCCGCTCAAGAAGCCGGGagggcttccggagccgctccGACTCCTTCCCTCCCCTCGATCTCCCGGTGTTAGATACGgggctgtttcctgtgcctacttcgagttccccagaccacatcgaatcgcacagctaattgaggagcgcccgagcaaacaagttgaaggccacaagttcacgtgcaaacaagttcgtacgccgccggtggagctattcaatgcttgagttttccagaaaacgaagggatagcccggcattgttgcaaggaaagtgcgtctcgaaacaagacggctgcgatgtaccgggaaggcctggcagcgtcgcccccacctggcttttgtgacgacgatcaagcaagggggaccaagcggcgactctctccgcctggtgtggcaccgcggcacgggcgccaaccattggccgaaaatggcgtcatctgagcggactctcccattggtaaAACATGACatgacttccagtcctcgaagggtttaaaagaagcattccaggtattctagagcattccctgattgacctctctcgaacttcttgcggcGGGCCGCAgagtccgagttgctgccggcccgtaatgactgtacgactgttacttgactctcacctctctgtatataatgtaaaataaaccctcccaagtttgttttcatcccgaagtccgtccttcaaccgcTACACCGAGCCGTTCCAGCTCCAGGGGCTGCTCCAGCTCCAGGGATCGCTCCGGCTCCGGGGTCCACTCCAGCTCGAGGGCAAGATCGTCGTCAAGGCCGAGCAATGAAGCCTACAAGCAAAGGGAGATGAGCTGGGTAGATAAGGTCGCCCCAAAAAATACGGAGTCCGAGGAACTCGCCAAGATGAGAATCACAGTAGAGAAACTCATTAAAAGAGTAGATGACCTCGAAAAGACAAACGCTATGCTAAAGAGGGAGAAGAAAGCAGATAACGCAGTCAAAACAGCTAACACGATTAGAAGACACCCAACCGTGGAAAGCACTGTGGCGATGCAGGTAGATGACACCCGCTCGCCACCTCTGAAAAGAAAACCAGGCGCGAACGTGCCGCAAGAGCCCACAGTGGCAGATCTATGCAAGAAAATGAACGACTTCCAGGCGAGCTGGGAGGCTAAGTTCGCAGCAGTCATCCAAGCCACCAAGGCACTATCGGAAGAAAGCCGGAAACACAGGGCCGAGTTGGTGAGCATTATTAACTGGCAGAGGGAAACAGAGCAGAAGGTACATGGTGGTTCTCAGATGGCTGTGACACTAATACCACGGGGTGATTGAATCCACAATTCAATCATGGCCAGTCACAATAAACAcacgatttggcagtggaattacCACGGGTACCGTCGCAAAAGGGTGGTCCTACAGCAGCTTCTTCGTGGCAAAGACAATCCGGACGTAATGGTTTTACAAGAAACTGCTGGGATGACAAAACTATTGGGCTACATGTCATTTTGCACAGATGATGGAAGATCTGGGGTAACCACCCAGGTGAGGAGAAACTGGCAGTTGTTAAGCATGACACGGAGGTTATCAACGTAGACCACGTCCTTGTTGAACTCATTCCAGCAAATTAGAAAGAAGGCAGACTCTTTGTTCTCAATATCTATTGCAGCCCGAAACAAAGGAAGGCCCGATTTGGACCTCTTCTCCAAAAACTCTGCATATTGCCAAGAGGCATGTTTCGGTAGTggtgggagactttaacgcccAACACGCTGCCTGGGGGTACAGAAAAGATGGAGTTAAGGGAAGGGTACTCTGGCTGGATGCACAGCAAGAGGGTCTCACCTTAATGACCGACCCCTAAACCCCCACTAGAACGGGGAACAGTGTCACCGTAGACACCTCACCCAACCTCACATTCGTCAAAAACGTGGGAGATGCGACCTGGGTAAATACCCAGGAAAACCTAGATCGCTATCACTTTATTCTCGAAACAGTGGTGAGCGCAGGCACTGCCAGGAGAAAAGGCAGAAACCAGCTAATTGTTGAATGGGATGCCTTTCGCGAAATAAGAAGCGAGACGGCAGTGAGTGAGATAAGGGATATTGATGAGTGGGCTAAAAAACTGGGCCAGGACGTTAAGAACGCAACCAAGGAGATAACGGAGGAATCTTCActggagatagcggacagccaccTCCTCCATATGTGGGAAGCGAAGCTTAGCATGGAAAAACAGCTCAGGAGGCAAAGGTGGAACAGCAATCTCAGGAGGCGGATCGCTAGGCTCAACAAAAATATAGAAGATTGCGCGTTCAAACTGACCAGGCAAACCTCGGAGTCCACCTGCGATAGGATGGAGATGGACGGAAATATAGGCCTAGCTAGGTCATCGAATCTACTCCGCTAACTGCGGATCCACAGGGCTGAAAAACAGCACAGCGACAGAACCTTTAAAAAATTCTTTACTTGTACGAAGGTACGGAAGTAGATCTAATGAAGGACATACAGGAGAGATACATAGGGGACACTGGCAAGGAACCCCTACCTAACTAATGGGGCGTAGGCAACTCCCGCCTAGACGAACCCATCAGCGAGGCGGAGGTCCGGGCGGAGATTGCCAAGCTGAAAACCAAATCAGCTTCAGGCCCGGATGGCATCAgcaataaaatgcttcgcaatcTAGACGATAACTCTATAACTACATTAACTAACTTTATGCAAAAGTGCTGGGAAGAGGGTAGACTACTAAATCAGTGAAAAACCGCTAAGGTGGTGatgatcccaaaaccaggcaagaaactccagaTAGAGAATTAAGACCTATCTCTCTAACCTCTTATTCAGGCAAGCTTTTGGAGCACGTTATTCAAACGTGGCTCAATAACTACATGGAGGATAATGACCTCTATCCGCATTCGATGGTGGGCTTTAGGCCCagcctctccacccaggacgtgatgctgcaactaaaacaccaaatcatcgatGCGGAAACGGGGCCGCAAAGGCAATCCTAGGGCTTGACCTAGCGAAGGCCTTTGATAAAGTCACACATAAAAGCCATTCTTGAGAACCTTCAGGACTTGGGAGTAGGCGAACGAACCTACAATTACATTAGGGACTTCTTGCCAGACGGAGAAGCAAACGTCCAGATTGCAGAATGCCAATCGGATGACATTAAATTAGCCAGCAAAAGGaccccacagggctctgtgctctcgccctttcttttcaatgtggccatgATCAAACTCCCTGAAAGACTGGAGGCTATTGAAGGACGAAACCATAgcatgtacgctgatgacatcacgttGTGGATAGCTAGGGTCAGCGATGCCCAAATAGAGGAGACCCTCCATAGGGCTATCCAGGCAGTTGAAGGTTACGTTGGACCTAGGGGACTTAAAtgttcaccgcaaaaatcggaactgcttctataccagccgaaaggcagggcCAGTAAGGAGGAACCGCAAATCTCCCTCAAAGCTGGGGGGATtcccattccaaaagtggacaaaatcagaATTCTCGGACTTTTGATTCAGGCCAACAGCATTAATGGCGAAACAATAAGGAAACTagacggctgcgcactgcagaccatgaggctGATCCGCAGGATTGCCAACAGGTggtccgggatgagagaagcgaatctagttaggctAGTCCAGGCCTTTGTTATAGGTAGAATATCTTATGTTGCTCCCTTCTCAGTTTTATGTCATTCGACAAGAAGAAGATTGAGggcatcatacgtaaaagtataaaacaggcgcgggggcttcccatccgcactgcaaatgaaaagcttttagtTCTTGGGCTCCACAACACTAttgaggagattattgaagcagtgaggatctcgcagtatgagatacttgcgggaagccctacgggcaggaaaatcctagctaggctaggcataaactatgaggGGCAGGAAAGCATCAAAGTCGACCTGGCGCGAA
This genomic window contains:
- the LOC139049224 gene encoding uncharacterized protein; this encodes MAMDYLTRFTETNVLPESSAAGVRKFFVENILLRHGASGVLITDRGMAFTAQLTGPIQSYSETSQRRTTSYLPQTKGLMEHLNKTFTAMSLMPVVVEYNTWDAVLPYLTFTYKMAVRKTTQMTPLKLVYGTSSTTTVDAKLPHISNVENLDVAA